In one Juglans regia cultivar Chandler chromosome 11, Walnut 2.0, whole genome shotgun sequence genomic region, the following are encoded:
- the LOC108983822 gene encoding uncharacterized protein LOC108983822, producing the protein MGPKTRSFGRYYLRSLKLESQQVATRVLHHASSQEPPTINEERRLEELRAQGPVLGNAKGLAIDVNDMDVSLQSGRSSSQASSCDSRRRQREGPFMQVPTEISNCLFAIARSSAARAKLDEVLYGTRKRGKGETSSESVGSQSDGGESDGSFERQSHCVRLLEGITPPLPSEQFNLAWERLLDRAVQMDFLAMSESRRTEWVWSLH; encoded by the exons ATGGGTCCGAAGACGCGCTCCTTCGGG CGCTACTACTTACGCTCGTTGAAGTTAGAATCTCAGCAGGTTGCCACAAGGGTGCTCCATCATGCCTCATCGCAAGAACCACCAACTATCAATGAGGAGCGGCGCCTTGAGGAGTTGCGAGCTCAAGGCCCCGTACTGGGCAATGCCAAAGGATTGGCCATTGATGTAAATGACATGGACGTATCGTTGCAATCAGGGAGATCATCATCGCAGGCATCCTCTTGTGACTCACGTCGGCGACAGAGGGAGGGACCCTTCATGCAGGTACCCACAGAAATTAGCAACTGCCTATTTGCAATAGCTCGTAGTTCTGCAGCGAGGGCAAAGTTGGATGAGGTATTGTATGGGACCAGGAAGCGTGGTAAAGGTGAAACAAGCAGTGAATCTGTTGGCAGTCAATCTGATGGCGGTGAATCTGATGGCAGTTTTGAGCGTCAATCTCATTGTGTCCGCCTGCTGGAAGGGATTACCCCTCCGCTTCCATCTGAGCAATTTAATCTTGCATGGGAACGATTGCTTGACAGGGCAGTTCAGATGGACTTCCTTGCAATGTCTGAAAGTCGCAGAACTGAATGGGTGTGGAGTTTGCATTGA